CACCGTCCCCCTCGTCACCGGCGGCGAGGTCACCTACGCCGCGCTCGACTACGCCGCCAGCGCCCCCGCACTCCAGCGGGTCTGGGACGACGTCGCCGCCTACGCCCCGTACTACGGCAGTGTCCACCGCGGTGCCGGATATCTCTCGCAGCTCTCCACCGACCTCTTCGAGAACAGCCGCCGTACCGTCGCAGGCTTCCTCGGCTGTCGCGAGGACGACCAGGTCGTCTTCACCCGGTCCACCACCGACTCGCTGAATCTGCTGGCCGCCGTGCTGCCCGCCGGCTGCGAGGTGTTCGTCTTCGAGACCGAGCACCACGCGTCACTGCTGCCCTGGCGCGACGCGCGCGTCAGCTACCTGAACGCGCCGCGCACCCCCGGCGATGCCGTCGCCACGCTGGAGCGGGCGCTGGCGGGCCGACGTGACCCGAAGGGCCCCGCGCTGGTGTGCGTCACCGGCGCATCCAACGTCACCGGCGAGCTGTGGCCCGTACGGGAACTGGCCGCCGCCGCTCACGCCCACGGCGCGCGCGTGGTCCTCGACGCCGCGCAGCTCGCCCCGCACCACCCCGTGGACATCGCGGAGCTGGACGTGGACTGGGTCGCCTTCTCCGGGCACAAGCTGTACGCGCCGTTCGGCTCCGGTGTGCTCGCGGGCCGCGCCGACTGGCTGCGGGAGTCGGAGCCGTATCTCGCCGGTGGCGGCGCCAGCCGCAAGGTCGCGCGCCGTGGCGACGGGGGAGTGGACGTCGAGTGGCACACCACCCCTGCCCGCCACGAGGCCGGATCGCCGAACGTCATCGGCGTGTACGCGATCGCCTCGGCCTGCAAGGCGCTCACCGAGGCCGGCTTCGACCGCCTCGTCGAGCGCGAGCAGGAACTGGTGGCCCGGGTGCGCGCGGAACTCGCCGAGGTCCCCGAGGTGCGGGTGCTCTCGCTCTTCGGCGACGCCGCGCCCCGCGTCGGCGTCATCTCCTTCGTGGTCGACGGCTGGAACAGCTCCCACTTCGCCGCCGCGCTCTCGGCGGAGTACGGCATCGGCGTGCGCGACGGGCTCTTCTGCGCCCACCCGCTCGTCCGCACCCTGCTGGGCGGCGACGCGGAGGACCCGGGGGAGTGCGGCGCGCCCGACGCCGGTCCCGGCGAGAAGTCGCTCAACGCGATCCGGGTCAGCTTCGGGGCCGGTACGCCGGACGAGCACGTGGCCCGGTTCACCGGCGCCGTCAGGGAACTCGTCCGGGACGGCGCGCGCTGGAACTACCGCACCGAGGACGGCCGTTGCGTCCCCGACCGCGGCTGACCCACCCGGCTCGGATCAGGCGTCGAGGCCGATCGCGAAGGCCGCTTCCAGGTCGTGCTGGGAGTACGTACGGAACGCCACATGCGTGTCCGTGGCCTCGACGCCCGGGATCTTGCTGATGCTGCCGGGGATGACGTCCGCCAGGTCGTCGTGTTTGGCGACCCGCACCATGGCGATCAGGTCGTAGGTGCCGGTGACGGAGAAGACCTCGCTGACGCTCTCCAGCGCCGCGATCGACTCGGCGATCTCGGGGATCCGGTCGACGCTGGTCTTGATGAGCACGATCGCGGTGATCACGGTTGACGTTCTCCCTCGGGGGCCGCTGAACGGGACTTCACTCTAGCCGTACGCCGGAAGAGCCCCCAGGCGGCGACGAAGCCCAGCGCGAAGCCCACCAGATGCGCCAGATACGCGACGCCCGGGCCCGGCTCGGCGTCGCGGGCCGCCAGCCACTGGAGGACGAACCAGAAGATCAGGACGATCCAGGCGGGGAAGCGCAGCGGCAGGAAGAAAAGGAACGGAAAGAGGCTGGTGACGCGTGCGCGGGGAAAGAGACAGAGAAAGGCTCCCAGCACGCCGGAGATCGCGCCCGACGCACCCACCAGGGTCTGGTCGGATTCGGCGTTCACCGCCGCGTAGGCGAGCAGGGCGAGATAGCCGCAGACGAGATAGAAGAGGGCGAACCGCACCCTCCCCATCCGTTCCTCGGCCATCGCCCCGAAGACATGGAGGAAGAGCAGATTGCCGAGCAGATGGAGCCAGCTGCCGTGGACGAACAGCGCGGTGAGAGGGGTGAGCAGAGCATGGGAGTCACCGCTGGTCAGCTGGTCGGGGATCACCCCCCAGCGTTCGAAGTACGAGCTCTGCGCCGCGAGCAGCGTGTCACCCGTCCCGTACGCGGGGTTGAACCCCGACAGCGGGCCGGTCAGGAAGGCCAGGGCGCACAGACCGATCAGCCCGTAGGTCATCACCGGCGCTCCGGTGGTCGCCCGCCAATTGATCATCCACGGATCATCCCGTACGCGGACAGACAGGCACAGACCGCCTCGCCGCGACATGGGACTTGCGGGAGGCCGTAGGGTTACGGGCGCGTACATCCATGGAACGGTGCCGTACCGGTGACCGGTGCGGCAGGCTCGACCTCACGACATCAGGGCTCGACGAAATGAGGACGGCACGATGACGACGGTTCCCTTGCCGACCGGCGCCACCCGGTGGCGCTGCACGCTGTGCGGCAATCTCACCAGGTTCGACGTGACGCGTTCGTCCAAGGTGGTGGAGTACGTCCATCTGGACCTGGCCGGGACATCGAAGGTCGAGGAGCGCGACGTGGTCAGTGAGACCATCGAGTCCGTCCGCTGCCGCTGGTGCAACGCGGTGGATCAGATCGAACTGGTTGACAGGCCGGGCGCCGGTTCCTGAGGGAGCCGCCCGAAAGGGTAGTGGGGTGAACGGATCGTGGAGCAGCCAGCACGTGGCGCCGAGCCGGCCGGTGCGGCCGACGGCGACGCCGAGGCGCTCGACAGACCGCTGCCCGAGTCCGTACGGCGCCGGGTCGTGGCGCTGGTCTCGGACGCTTTCGGCGGTCTGACCGTCACCGAACTGCCCACCCAGCTACGCCAGTACGCGCGCTTCACCCCGACCAGGCGGGCCCGGTTCGCGGGCAACGCGATGGCCGCCGCCCTGGAGAGCGACCCGGTGTTCCGGCAGCGGATCGGTGAGCGGTTTGGCCAGGCGGATCCCGAGCTGGCCGCCGCCGTGGAATCCGGCTCGCCGCCCCCGGCCGCCGACCCCGTCGACGTGGCGGCAGCCGCGTATGTCCTGCGGCCCGTCGGCTGGGTGAAGCTGGTGGCCGCGGCCGGCGAGGAGGTCCAGCGCGCCGACGCCGAGCGCGTCGACGAGGAGAACCGCCGTGAGCTGGAGCGGCTGCGCGAGGAGCTGGCCGAGGCCCGCGCCGCGACGAGGGGCGAGACGGAGCGGCTGCGTACGGAGCTGGACACCGCCCGCAAGGAGGCCGAGTCCACGCACCGTAAGCTCCGCAGCGCCCTGAGCGATGTGAAGCGCGGCGAGGCCGCCCTGCGCCGTACGACCGCCGAGATCGAGGCCGCCCGTGCGGAGGTCGCGGTCCAGGTGTCCGCGGCGGAGAGCGAGACGCGGCGCCTCAAGGCCCGGCTCGCGGAGGCGGAGGCGGCGGTGGAGGCCGGCCGCCGGGCCGCCCGCGAGGGGCGCTCCGTGGAGGACATGCGGCTGCGGCTGCTGCTGGACACCGTCCTGGAGTCGGCACAGGGCCTGCGGCGGGAGCTGGCGCTGCCGCCGGCCGCCTCGCACCCCGCCGATCTGGTCGACGCCGTGGCGCCCGGCCGGATGTCTCCCAAGGACATCGCGGCCCGCGCGCTGTCCGACATGGACCCGGCGCTGCTGGACCAGTTGCTCGCACTGCCGCAGGCGCATCTGGTCGTGGACGGCTACAACGTCACCAAGACCGGCTATCCGACGATGCCGTTGGAGAAGCAGCGGCTGCGGCTGCTGGGCGGGCTCGCGATGCTCGCGGCGCAGTCCGGCGCCGAGATGACGTGTGTCTTCGACGGGGCCGAACTGGTCGCTCCCGTACTGCTCGCGCCGCCGCGCGGGGTAAGGGTTCTGTTCTCGAAACCGGGTGTGACGGCTGATGAGTTGATCCGTCAGCTCGTGCGGGCGGAGCCGCCCGGACGCCCGGTGGTGGTGGTCTCCACCGACCGTGAGGTCGCCGACGGCGTGGCGCGGGCCGGCGCGCGGCCCGTCGCGTCCGCCTTGCTGCTGAAGCGGCTTTCGCGCGTCTAGTAACTCCTGTGGCCAATGCGGCATTTGGTCACTCCATGTCACACCACAGCGTCAATTGCTCATCACTGTCAGTGCGATGTATGTGAAGAAACCACTCCGCGGCCAAATTTTTTCTCTTCAGGATTTGAACTGATCACGAGAAGGTCACTAGGGTCAGGCCTCGAACCTTCGCGCGGTTGATCACCCATCCGGGGTGGCGGCGAAGGAACCGCC
The nucleotide sequence above comes from Streptomyces sp. NBC_01716. Encoded proteins:
- a CDS encoding aminotransferase class V-fold PLP-dependent enzyme, whose protein sequence is MSAQTDTPHRTSTDQPLPVLGRDVTVPLVTGGEVTYAALDYAASAPALQRVWDDVAAYAPYYGSVHRGAGYLSQLSTDLFENSRRTVAGFLGCREDDQVVFTRSTTDSLNLLAAVLPAGCEVFVFETEHHASLLPWRDARVSYLNAPRTPGDAVATLERALAGRRDPKGPALVCVTGASNVTGELWPVRELAAAAHAHGARVVLDAAQLAPHHPVDIAELDVDWVAFSGHKLYAPFGSGVLAGRADWLRESEPYLAGGGASRKVARRGDGGVDVEWHTTPARHEAGSPNVIGVYAIASACKALTEAGFDRLVEREQELVARVRAELAEVPEVRVLSLFGDAAPRVGVISFVVDGWNSSHFAAALSAEYGIGVRDGLFCAHPLVRTLLGGDAEDPGECGAPDAGPGEKSLNAIRVSFGAGTPDEHVARFTGAVRELVRDGARWNYRTEDGRCVPDRG
- a CDS encoding Lrp/AsnC family transcriptional regulator, yielding MITAIVLIKTSVDRIPEIAESIAALESVSEVFSVTGTYDLIAMVRVAKHDDLADVIPGSISKIPGVEATDTHVAFRTYSQHDLEAAFAIGLDA
- a CDS encoding rhomboid family intramembrane serine protease, translated to MINWRATTGAPVMTYGLIGLCALAFLTGPLSGFNPAYGTGDTLLAAQSSYFERWGVIPDQLTSGDSHALLTPLTALFVHGSWLHLLGNLLFLHVFGAMAEERMGRVRFALFYLVCGYLALLAYAAVNAESDQTLVGASGAISGVLGAFLCLFPRARVTSLFPFLFFLPLRFPAWIVLIFWFVLQWLAARDAEPGPGVAYLAHLVGFALGFVAAWGLFRRTARVKSRSAAPEGERQP
- a CDS encoding NYN domain-containing protein — protein: MEQPARGAEPAGAADGDAEALDRPLPESVRRRVVALVSDAFGGLTVTELPTQLRQYARFTPTRRARFAGNAMAAALESDPVFRQRIGERFGQADPELAAAVESGSPPPAADPVDVAAAAYVLRPVGWVKLVAAAGEEVQRADAERVDEENRRELERLREELAEARAATRGETERLRTELDTARKEAESTHRKLRSALSDVKRGEAALRRTTAEIEAARAEVAVQVSAAESETRRLKARLAEAEAAVEAGRRAAREGRSVEDMRLRLLLDTVLESAQGLRRELALPPAASHPADLVDAVAPGRMSPKDIAARALSDMDPALLDQLLALPQAHLVVDGYNVTKTGYPTMPLEKQRLRLLGGLAMLAAQSGAEMTCVFDGAELVAPVLLAPPRGVRVLFSKPGVTADELIRQLVRAEPPGRPVVVVSTDREVADGVARAGARPVASALLLKRLSRV